In one window of Sandaracinaceae bacterium DNA:
- a CDS encoding nitroreductase family deazaflavin-dependent oxidoreductase, giving the protein MASKLRHLRARVLKAGFQAHAVLYERSGGRLGAWAGLPMLLLTVRGRKTGLPRSTPLVYFEDGGRYVVVGSDGAARRDPQWWKNLQVDPIADVRVGRRSLRARASLAEGEERVRLWELGATVNPMWKRYQTRTERQLPVVVLTPL; this is encoded by the coding sequence ATGGCTTCCAAGCTCCGTCATCTGCGTGCGCGCGTCCTCAAGGCTGGGTTCCAGGCGCATGCTGTCCTCTATGAGCGCAGCGGTGGGCGCCTCGGGGCCTGGGCGGGGCTGCCCATGTTGTTGCTCACGGTGAGGGGGCGCAAGACCGGGCTCCCACGCAGTACCCCGCTCGTGTACTTCGAGGACGGAGGCCGATATGTGGTGGTCGGCTCGGACGGCGCGGCGCGGCGCGACCCGCAGTGGTGGAAGAACCTTCAGGTGGATCCCATCGCGGACGTGCGGGTCGGTCGCCGCTCGTTGCGTGCGCGTGCGTCGCTTGCAGAGGGCGAGGAGCGCGTGCGCCTGTGGGAACTCGGGGCAACGGTGAACCCGATGTGGAAGCGCTATCAGACGCGCACGGAGCGGCAGCTGCCGGTGGTGGTGTTGACCCCGCTGTAG
- the hrcA gene encoding heat-inducible transcription repressor HrcA — MPPALSERSRRILFAAVTEYIATGEPVASRRLQKAYEIELSPATIRNVLSDLEEAGYLVQPHTSSGRVPSEAGFRAFVDALVSMRAVSTAHRRAVGRALGALGPNDDLVQEAGELLSSLTGAVSVITRPKPEEEELDQLRFMLLRAGQVLAVLVTRAGTVQNRVLALPEGVDASELERLNNYLGEHAPGKSLRQLRDFLAARQDDRRDEYDALRGHASALIEAAADSAPSALSTVVIEGQQRLFDRPEFGDAAKIRGYLRAFEDRERLLSLLDETIAAGGVQVLIGAEANLHPVEDISLIATRYEAGQRAHGTLGVVGPTRMDYAQVVPLVRYTASFVSERLGGGRDERVERVEREAREGRDDQGSVAGDERGGSDDHEGRTTGDGRGAREGRAEPRRDGSSGPHEDGHRR; from the coding sequence GTGCCGCCTGCCCTGTCCGAGCGCTCTCGTCGCATCCTGTTCGCTGCCGTCACGGAGTACATCGCGACCGGCGAGCCCGTCGCCTCGCGTCGGTTGCAGAAGGCGTACGAGATCGAGCTGTCCCCCGCGACCATCCGCAACGTGCTCTCGGATCTCGAAGAGGCGGGCTACTTGGTGCAGCCGCACACGAGCTCGGGGCGCGTACCTTCGGAGGCCGGCTTTCGCGCGTTCGTGGACGCGCTGGTGAGCATGCGAGCGGTCTCCACCGCACACCGACGCGCCGTCGGGCGTGCGCTCGGGGCGTTGGGACCCAACGACGACTTGGTCCAAGAGGCGGGTGAGCTGCTCAGCTCGCTCACTGGCGCGGTGTCGGTCATCACGCGGCCGAAGCCAGAGGAAGAGGAGCTGGACCAGCTGCGCTTCATGCTGCTGCGCGCGGGGCAAGTGCTGGCTGTCCTCGTGACGCGGGCGGGGACCGTCCAGAACCGCGTGCTGGCGTTGCCCGAGGGCGTCGACGCGAGCGAGCTCGAGCGGCTCAACAACTACCTGGGCGAGCACGCGCCGGGGAAGTCGCTCCGTCAGCTGCGTGACTTCCTGGCGGCGCGTCAGGACGATCGGCGCGACGAGTACGACGCCCTGCGCGGGCACGCGAGCGCTCTGATCGAGGCGGCCGCCGACAGCGCCCCCAGCGCGCTTTCGACCGTGGTGATCGAAGGACAGCAGCGCCTGTTCGACCGGCCCGAGTTCGGCGACGCCGCAAAGATCCGAGGATACCTGCGCGCCTTCGAAGACCGCGAGCGGCTGCTGAGCCTGTTGGACGAGACGATCGCCGCGGGCGGCGTCCAAGTGCTGATTGGCGCCGAGGCGAACCTGCACCCCGTGGAGGACATCTCACTCATTGCGACGCGCTACGAGGCGGGGCAGCGCGCACACGGAACGCTAGGTGTGGTGGGGCCTACGCGCATGGACTACGCGCAGGTCGTCCCCTTGGTGCGCTACACCGCCAGCTTCGTGAGCGAGCGCCTGGGAGGCGGTCGAGACGAGCGCGTGGAACGCGTGGAGCGGGAAGCGCGCGAGGGACGCGACGACCAGGGGTCAGTCGCAGGCGACGAGCGAGGGGGGAGCGACGACCACGAGGGACGCACCACGGGTGATGGGCGAGGCGCTCGCGAAGGGCGTGCAGAACCTAGGCGGGACGGGTCGAGCGGGCCCCACGAGGACGGGCACCGACGGTGA
- a CDS encoding arsenate reductase (catalyzes the reduction of arsenate to arsenite; also can dephosphorylate tyrosine phosphorylated proteins, aryl phosphates, and acyl phosphates), producing MIVAAPFLPVRGVLFVCAHNSARSPMAEALARARLPETVHVTSAGRDPSAGVHPLAVETLREEDRLDIRSHRPRQLSTVDLSRVDLVISLAGRDILSDLPRGLERLHWDTEDPTLIGYDLRRDVLLDRFRDVRDSLVRRIGQLVSRGHESFGPPGLR from the coding sequence GTGATCGTAGCCGCGCCGTTCCTGCCCGTCCGCGGGGTGCTGTTCGTGTGCGCCCACAACTCCGCGCGCAGCCCCATGGCCGAGGCGCTCGCGCGGGCGCGCTTGCCGGAGACGGTCCACGTGACGAGCGCTGGACGGGACCCGAGCGCTGGCGTGCACCCCCTGGCCGTCGAGACCCTGCGCGAGGAGGATCGCCTCGACATCCGCAGCCACCGACCGCGACAGCTCAGCACCGTCGACCTGTCGCGGGTGGACCTCGTGATCTCGCTTGCGGGCCGCGACATCCTCTCCGACCTCCCCCGCGGGCTCGAACGGCTACACTGGGACACGGAGGACCCCACCCTGATCGGCTACGACCTGCGCCGGGACGTCCTGCTGGACCGCTTTCGGGACGTCCGAGACTCCCTCGTTCGACGCATCGGGCAGCTCGTCAGTCGCGGCCACGAGAGCTTCGGCCCGCCAGGTCTGCGCTGA
- a CDS encoding acyl-CoA dehydrogenase family protein, which yields MIEWSEQHKQIRSMVRRFVETEIVPQIDELEHGDTPPYEVLRKMLKTFGIGDMAKGKFLAELERKKKGEVREKKEREGFHGPSADAMAMQLIPIVELCRHSPGMVTALGVSIGLTAGAIERKGTLAQQEEFVPPLLTLEKVGAWAITEPGSGSDAFGSMRASARRDGDDYILNGSKTFITNGPYADTIVFICRLEGAAGPDGELPIVSFILDRGMKGLEQSKPLRKMGMHSSPTGQLFLDDVRVPKSRVLGESEEGGARKSAKDTFGSERTGVAAMSLGIIERCLELCKEYAKTRVQFGKAIGEFQLIQLKLAKMEVARMNVQNLVFRQIELAGHGKHMNLAEASAAKLYCAQSAMEVCLEAVQLFGGNGYMAEYRVEQLCRDAKVLQIYGGTDEIQISQIARSMLRDA from the coding sequence ATGATCGAGTGGAGCGAACAACACAAGCAGATCCGGTCCATGGTGCGGCGCTTCGTCGAGACCGAGATCGTCCCGCAGATCGACGAGCTGGAGCACGGGGACACGCCGCCGTACGAGGTCCTGCGCAAGATGCTGAAGACGTTCGGCATCGGCGACATGGCGAAGGGAAAGTTTCTCGCGGAACTCGAGCGCAAGAAGAAGGGTGAGGTACGCGAGAAGAAGGAGCGCGAGGGTTTCCACGGTCCCTCCGCAGACGCGATGGCGATGCAGCTGATCCCCATCGTCGAGCTCTGCCGCCACAGCCCGGGCATGGTGACCGCCCTCGGGGTCAGCATCGGGCTCACGGCAGGCGCCATCGAGCGCAAGGGAACCCTCGCACAGCAAGAAGAGTTCGTGCCGCCGCTGCTCACGCTGGAGAAGGTCGGCGCCTGGGCCATCACGGAGCCGGGCAGCGGCTCCGACGCGTTCGGCTCCATGCGCGCCAGCGCCCGCCGCGACGGAGACGACTACATCCTGAATGGCAGCAAGACGTTCATCACGAACGGGCCGTACGCGGACACCATCGTGTTCATCTGCCGGCTCGAGGGCGCCGCAGGGCCCGATGGCGAGCTACCCATCGTCAGCTTCATCCTCGACCGCGGCATGAAGGGGCTCGAGCAGAGCAAGCCGCTCCGCAAGATGGGGATGCACAGCTCACCCACAGGGCAGCTGTTCCTCGACGACGTGCGGGTCCCCAAGTCGCGCGTGCTTGGCGAGAGCGAGGAAGGCGGGGCCCGCAAGAGCGCGAAAGACACGTTCGGGAGCGAGCGCACCGGGGTCGCGGCGATGTCCCTCGGCATCATCGAGCGCTGCCTCGAGCTGTGTAAGGAGTACGCCAAGACCCGCGTGCAGTTCGGCAAAGCCATCGGCGAGTTCCAGCTGATCCAGCTCAAGCTCGCCAAGATGGAGGTGGCCCGCATGAACGTGCAGAACCTCGTCTTCCGGCAGATCGAGCTCGCGGGGCACGGGAAGCACATGAACCTCGCTGAAGCATCCGCAGCCAAGCTGTACTGCGCGCAGAGCGCGATGGAGGTGTGCCTCGAGGCCGTCCAGCTATTCGGCGGGAACGGGTACATGGCCGAGTACCGCGTGGAGCAGCTGTGCAGAGACGCAAAAGTGCTTCAGATCTACGGAGGAACCGACGAGATTCAGATCTCTCAGATCGCTCGCTCGATGCTGAGGGACGCGTAG
- a CDS encoding serine/threonine protein kinase, with protein MAEQRYRVVERLAAGGMAEVFVGDAMSVQGFKKRVAIKRVLPHLASNENFIGMFLDEARLGARMNHANIVSVMDIGAADNTYFIVMEYVDGANLKTIIEVLLKQGRTVPMKEAVYIAMEASRGLSYAHELCDDEGNDLDIVHRDISPPNILISKRGEVKVTDFGLAKASTQLEKTDPGVVKGKFSYLAPEAAVGDAVDERADIFALGIVLWEMIAGRRLFLGDSDYQTVKLVQQAQVPSLSAINPEADEALERVLAKALAKNPADRYQTAREMSDALAGFLFSHQLKVTSYDIAALVKNAVENEDKPRAAVGQQSIIDKLIQEELVRFTSLGGDGGGAGHALDMDDDMGGAQPLDAGSFEDPSSWFSDDGDGAGFGFGEGAGAEGAAPLPGWRESGVDDGIAKLESQNVDLDAVAGVRSAGGSNGGSSSSTGGGTPTTTAPRDASDSSPSRTPTAAGAPEAASGGSGKWMLVALLVVAVGGAAAFLMTQS; from the coding sequence ATGGCCGAACAGCGATATCGCGTAGTAGAGCGCTTAGCCGCTGGTGGCATGGCCGAGGTGTTCGTCGGCGACGCCATGAGCGTGCAGGGCTTCAAGAAGCGCGTGGCGATCAAGCGCGTCTTGCCGCACCTGGCGTCCAACGAGAACTTCATCGGGATGTTCCTGGACGAGGCCCGCCTCGGGGCGCGCATGAACCACGCGAACATCGTGTCGGTCATGGATATCGGCGCGGCCGACAACACCTACTTCATCGTGATGGAGTACGTGGACGGGGCGAACCTCAAGACCATCATCGAGGTGCTGCTCAAGCAGGGGCGCACCGTACCGATGAAGGAGGCCGTCTACATCGCGATGGAGGCCAGCCGCGGCCTCAGCTACGCGCACGAGCTGTGCGACGACGAGGGCAATGACCTCGACATCGTGCACCGCGACATCTCCCCGCCGAACATCCTCATCAGCAAGCGCGGTGAGGTGAAGGTCACCGACTTCGGCCTCGCGAAGGCGAGCACACAGCTGGAGAAGACCGACCCGGGCGTGGTGAAGGGCAAGTTCAGCTACCTGGCGCCCGAGGCCGCCGTGGGCGACGCGGTCGATGAGCGTGCGGACATCTTCGCGCTGGGCATCGTGCTTTGGGAGATGATCGCGGGGCGGCGCCTGTTCCTGGGCGACTCGGACTACCAGACCGTCAAGCTGGTGCAGCAGGCGCAGGTGCCGAGCTTGTCCGCGATCAACCCCGAGGCCGACGAGGCGCTCGAGCGTGTGCTGGCGAAGGCGTTGGCGAAGAACCCTGCTGACCGCTACCAGACGGCGCGCGAGATGAGCGACGCGCTGGCGGGTTTCCTGTTCAGCCACCAGCTGAAGGTCACCTCCTACGACATCGCCGCCCTCGTGAAAAACGCCGTCGAGAACGAGGACAAGCCGCGCGCAGCTGTCGGGCAACAGTCGATCATCGACAAGCTCATCCAGGAAGAGCTCGTGCGCTTCACCTCGCTCGGTGGCGACGGAGGTGGGGCAGGACACGCGCTGGACATGGACGACGACATGGGGGGCGCGCAGCCTCTCGATGCGGGCTCGTTCGAGGATCCGTCCTCCTGGTTCAGCGACGACGGGGATGGTGCGGGGTTCGGGTTCGGGGAGGGCGCCGGAGCCGAGGGCGCAGCCCCGCTGCCGGGCTGGCGTGAGTCTGGCGTGGACGACGGAATCGCCAAGCTGGAATCGCAGAACGTGGACCTCGATGCGGTGGCCGGTGTGAGAAGCGCAGGCGGGTCGAACGGGGGTTCGAGCAGCAGCACGGGCGGAGGGACACCCACGACGACGGCTCCGCGCGATGCCTCGGACTCCTCGCCCTCGAGGACACCCACAGCGGCGGGAGCTCCGGAGGCTGCGTCGGGGGGGTCAGGCAAGTGGATGCTCGTGGCGCTACTCGTCGTCGCCGTTGGCGGTGCAGCTGCGTTCCTCATGACACAGTCCTGA
- a CDS encoding DUF3488 domain-containing protein, producing MSFLRLHKLVTYLVASIGLFALTLGDTLQPPLILVMGVLVVASWFVDERRFLPVRWSRAVTALMAAVGVLQVARGFSGTSILTLSVEFVGVLQVSRLYHRRGALDHQHIAVLAIIHLLAATILSNGLDYALIFLLYVVITPWILALNHLRGELETQYALPGATITDGPSPEAQVWLQRPLVGSGFLAGTALLSLPLFFVTAFFFLLFPRVGLGFLSLGDGDPSSVVGFGGDIQLGGFGVIRDDPTVVMRITPQHLSASPAPYRAFRMRGTSFDHYEAGHWSRQLDDQERVVDIGERVLLRRRPDAGDTHLSVLVDPLDDPVVFLPERAVAVDVSARVSNGVVVYRRLELRSGLDLRYLEPDGLPLAYDAVTAPDEAVWERAPTTWDAPARPRELSALEREAYLQVPEGHERIAALTREVVSGARSTSEMAVRVRDYLRSSGEFSYSLVQPDTAGQDPLHVFLFEARAGHCEYFSSAMAIMLRTVGVPTRSVTGFVGGEFNRFGGYYAVRNGDAHSWVEAHIDGDWRTLDPTPAVRADNGPAQSAFLSPVMDVLDALRTAWQRRVVGYDLRAQVDGLRAIGAFLRELGVLGPRAATGGDDESQLGVALHGGRSRGAIAAACLLGVLLVGALVLRRGRTSGQGTLSEDAARARALYQSLERRLARVGVPRPAARTPIQHMELIAQRGHPGADVVQAITEAYVAARFGTQTLSRREQRRLGRRLREVR from the coding sequence ATGAGCTTCCTTCGGCTCCACAAGCTCGTTACCTATCTCGTGGCCAGCATCGGCCTCTTCGCGCTGACCCTTGGGGACACCCTGCAGCCCCCCTTGATCCTCGTGATGGGTGTCCTCGTGGTCGCGAGCTGGTTCGTCGACGAGCGGCGGTTCCTCCCCGTCCGTTGGTCGCGGGCGGTCACCGCCCTGATGGCGGCGGTGGGTGTCCTCCAAGTGGCGCGCGGGTTTTCGGGGACATCCATCCTCACGCTCTCTGTGGAGTTCGTGGGTGTCCTCCAAGTGTCGCGCCTCTATCACCGTCGCGGGGCGCTCGACCACCAGCACATCGCGGTCTTGGCCATCATCCACCTACTGGCGGCGACCATCCTCTCGAACGGGCTCGACTACGCGCTGATCTTTCTCCTCTATGTGGTGATCACGCCTTGGATCCTGGCGCTCAACCACCTCCGCGGGGAGCTGGAAACCCAATATGCGTTGCCCGGTGCGACGATCACGGATGGCCCGTCACCGGAGGCCCAGGTCTGGCTTCAGCGGCCGCTCGTGGGGAGCGGCTTCTTGGCGGGAACGGCGTTGCTCTCGCTACCGCTGTTCTTCGTCACGGCCTTCTTCTTCCTGCTCTTCCCGCGGGTGGGACTCGGATTCCTCTCTTTGGGCGACGGGGATCCGTCCAGTGTCGTGGGCTTTGGCGGGGACATCCAGCTGGGCGGCTTCGGTGTCATCCGCGATGACCCGACCGTTGTGATGCGCATCACTCCGCAGCACCTGTCTGCGTCCCCCGCTCCGTACCGCGCGTTTCGCATGCGCGGGACCTCGTTCGACCACTACGAGGCCGGTCACTGGTCGCGGCAACTCGACGACCAGGAGCGTGTCGTCGACATCGGAGAGCGCGTGCTGCTTCGCCGGCGGCCGGATGCCGGGGACACCCATCTCAGCGTCTTGGTGGACCCCTTGGACGATCCCGTCGTGTTCCTCCCCGAACGAGCCGTGGCAGTCGACGTCAGCGCCCGCGTCTCCAACGGTGTGGTGGTGTACCGTCGGCTGGAGCTTCGGAGCGGGCTCGACCTACGCTACCTCGAGCCAGATGGCCTCCCCCTGGCGTACGATGCGGTGACTGCCCCCGACGAGGCCGTCTGGGAGCGCGCGCCAACCACCTGGGACGCGCCTGCTCGGCCCCGGGAGCTCAGCGCGCTAGAACGCGAGGCCTACCTGCAGGTGCCAGAGGGGCACGAGCGCATCGCGGCGCTGACACGAGAGGTGGTGAGCGGGGCGCGCTCGACGTCCGAGATGGCCGTGCGCGTGCGCGACTACCTGCGGTCATCGGGGGAGTTCTCGTACAGTCTCGTCCAGCCGGACACCGCGGGCCAAGACCCGCTCCACGTGTTCCTGTTCGAGGCGCGCGCGGGCCACTGCGAGTACTTCTCGAGCGCCATGGCCATCATGCTCCGGACGGTGGGTGTCCCGACAAGGAGCGTGACCGGCTTCGTCGGCGGTGAGTTCAACCGCTTCGGCGGCTACTACGCCGTCCGGAACGGCGACGCCCATAGCTGGGTGGAGGCCCACATCGATGGAGACTGGCGCACTCTGGACCCCACACCAGCGGTGCGGGCGGACAACGGACCAGCACAGTCAGCGTTCCTGTCACCGGTGATGGACGTGCTCGACGCCCTCCGGACCGCCTGGCAAAGGCGCGTCGTGGGCTATGACCTACGCGCCCAAGTGGACGGACTCCGCGCGATCGGAGCGTTCCTGCGCGAGTTGGGTGTCCTCGGCCCGAGGGCGGCCACGGGAGGGGACGACGAGTCGCAGCTTGGCGTCGCGTTGCACGGGGGGCGGTCGCGGGGGGCAATCGCGGCGGCGTGCCTGCTTGGCGTCCTCCTCGTCGGGGCGCTGGTCTTGCGCCGTGGACGCACGTCCGGGCAGGGCACGCTGTCCGAGGACGCCGCGCGTGCCCGTGCGCTGTACCAGTCGCTCGAGCGGCGGTTGGCGCGCGTCGGCGTGCCACGACCCGCTGCGAGGACACCCATCCAACACATGGAGTTGATAGCGCAACGTGGTCACCCCGGTGCGGATGTCGTCCAGGCCATCACTGAAGCCTACGTCGCAGCGCGGTTCGGCACCCAGACGCTGAGTCGACGTGAGCAGCGACGCCTCGGGCGGCGGCTACGCGAGGTACGCTGA
- a CDS encoding DUF58 domain-containing protein, with the protein MSRIGRRRQRFSLTRQGKGYVFVTFGVGIAAVNTGNNLLYLILGLLLSLLLVSGTLSDLALYQLQAHRRLPPRLYVGVAHSIEVRLVNTKRYLPSLSLDIREEVAREEVARGHPPNEEAAQEASRGHPSGTSSRGHPSAVGAFTGRGTYVVRVPARAHVTVSTSLTPLRRGVHSLGMLLVATRYPFGLIEKVSRRATAEQVLVFPAVREVAPPRLPTDARGMVDSSPRRGFGHDTLGLRPHRPSDESRDIHWRRSASQGRLVSRERAADADRTLTLLLDERPPSAAHARDKWEAAFEHAVSECASLAVASLAQGISVAIRCEHSASVRVDAGASADPLLRFLALLAPFAADPLASLDPPTTDRSQSRPEFAHRAPASSPRMRDGFTLRVAVDVSGVAPGPGRLPGSPPPSRPEHAA; encoded by the coding sequence ATGAGCCGCATCGGCCGCCGGCGTCAGCGCTTCTCGCTCACTCGTCAGGGGAAGGGCTATGTCTTCGTCACCTTCGGAGTGGGCATCGCGGCTGTCAACACGGGCAACAACTTGCTCTACCTCATCCTCGGGCTGCTGCTCAGCCTACTGCTCGTGAGCGGCACCCTCAGCGACCTGGCGCTGTACCAGCTGCAAGCCCACCGGAGGCTTCCGCCGCGCTTGTACGTCGGGGTCGCGCACTCCATCGAGGTCAGGCTGGTGAACACCAAGCGGTACCTTCCGAGTCTCTCGCTGGACATCCGCGAGGAGGTCGCCAGAGAGGAGGTCGCCAGAGGACACCCACCCAACGAGGAGGCCGCCCAGGAGGCGTCCAGAGGACACCCATCCGGGACGTCCTCCAGAGGACACCCATCTGCAGTGGGAGCCTTCACCGGCCGCGGCACATACGTCGTCCGGGTCCCCGCTCGCGCGCACGTGACCGTGTCGACCTCACTCACCCCACTCCGCCGGGGTGTCCACTCGCTCGGGATGCTGTTGGTGGCCACCCGCTACCCCTTTGGGCTCATCGAGAAGGTCAGCCGCAGGGCCACAGCGGAACAGGTGTTGGTGTTTCCGGCGGTCCGCGAGGTCGCACCCCCGAGGCTACCCACGGACGCGCGTGGCATGGTGGATAGTAGCCCGCGGCGAGGTTTCGGGCATGACACGCTCGGACTCAGGCCCCACCGCCCTTCGGACGAATCCCGGGACATCCACTGGCGGCGTAGCGCGAGTCAGGGCCGCCTCGTGTCGCGTGAGCGGGCCGCCGACGCGGACCGGACCCTGACGCTTCTGCTGGACGAGCGCCCTCCCAGCGCCGCTCATGCACGGGACAAGTGGGAAGCGGCCTTCGAGCACGCCGTCTCCGAGTGCGCGTCCCTCGCCGTAGCCTCGCTGGCACAGGGGATTTCTGTCGCAATTCGATGCGAACACTCGGCGAGTGTGCGGGTCGACGCTGGCGCAAGTGCCGACCCCCTCCTTCGGTTCTTGGCGCTGCTCGCGCCATTCGCAGCGGACCCCCTCGCGTCGCTCGATCCGCCCACTACCGACCGGTCCCAGTCGCGTCCGGAGTTCGCACATCGGGCCCCGGCATCGTCGCCGCGGATGCGGGACGGCTTCACGCTGCGCGTCGCGGTCGACGTCTCGGGCGTGGCGCCCGGTCCAGGTCGCCTCCCGGGGTCGCCACCGCCCTCTCGGCCGGAGCACGCCGCATGA
- a CDS encoding MoxR family ATPase, translated as MVAARATQLLVAHVGAVLRGKADVVELAVTALLAGGHVLIEDVPGVGKTTLARALASSLGVEFRRLQFTSDLMPADVLGGNVYDPVAGTFQFRPGPVFTQLLLADEINRTTPKTQSALLEVMDERQVSIEGQTHRLEEPFFVVATQNPDDFYGTYPLPESQLDRFLVRLRIGYPAPEVERALLRERGAGDPVAALSRCWSLEQLAAARACVDAVRVDDAIVAYVHELVIATRNTPRLTLGASTRAALAFERAVRAHALVQSRGYATPDDVHALAVPVLAHRVRTTGDPLDRTLAEGVIRELLHSLPVPL; from the coding sequence ATGGTGGCTGCGCGGGCTACCCAGCTGCTGGTAGCTCATGTTGGCGCGGTGCTCCGTGGAAAGGCGGATGTCGTGGAGTTGGCGGTGACGGCACTCCTGGCTGGCGGGCATGTGCTCATCGAGGATGTCCCCGGCGTGGGAAAGACCACGCTCGCTCGAGCCCTGGCCTCGTCATTGGGGGTCGAGTTTCGTCGCCTGCAGTTCACCAGCGACCTGATGCCAGCCGACGTGCTCGGGGGTAACGTGTACGACCCAGTGGCGGGGACGTTCCAGTTTCGTCCGGGGCCCGTCTTCACGCAGCTTCTCCTAGCCGACGAGATCAACCGTACCACCCCCAAGACGCAGTCCGCCTTGCTGGAGGTGATGGATGAACGACAGGTCTCCATCGAGGGTCAGACGCATCGCCTGGAGGAGCCGTTCTTCGTCGTCGCCACCCAGAACCCGGACGACTTCTACGGTACATATCCTCTCCCCGAGTCGCAGCTCGACCGCTTCTTGGTCCGGCTCCGGATTGGCTACCCCGCCCCCGAGGTCGAGCGCGCCCTCCTGCGCGAGCGTGGCGCCGGGGACCCCGTCGCGGCGCTCTCTCGCTGCTGGTCGCTGGAGCAGCTCGCCGCGGCGCGAGCGTGCGTCGACGCGGTGAGGGTCGATGACGCAATCGTCGCCTACGTGCACGAGCTAGTCATCGCAACACGCAACACGCCGCGGCTGACGCTCGGCGCGAGTACACGCGCGGCCCTCGCCTTCGAACGTGCGGTCCGAGCGCATGCCTTGGTGCAGTCTCGCGGCTATGCGACGCCTGATGACGTTCATGCGCTGGCCGTCCCTGTCCTGGCTCACCGCGTGCGCACCACGGGCGACCCCCTCGACCGCACGCTGGCAGAGGGGGTGATTCGCGAGCTGCTGCACTCTCTACCCGTGCCGCTATGA
- a CDS encoding leucyl aminopeptidase: protein MRISLSDVSLNQAQVDILVVGVRSNNPKKDEMLDKIEKAAGGTLVARAIKDEGFEGKAGQTLKLAVGGRLKAGWVLLVGLDGKPTAEDARSLGLRAVRAARQQKSVAIVLPQDTPEEARLAVEGLLGAAYRYESYKTGSRKTKGGLKSALLLTADKKRAEMRDALKHGRAIGEAVNLARDLVNGPPNDMNPVALAQAAKSACDVAAAEIGNGSLTCKVHDEKWIAKERMALFLAVNAGGTTPPRVAHLTYKPAGAKKKVVFVGKGLTFDAGGLCIKPAGSMVDMKCDMAGAAVTVAVVIAAARMGLPVEVHGIIGTTENLLGASAYRPSDVYTSREGKTVEIINTDAEGRLVLADVLHWASELEPDYMIDHATLTGACMIALGNYRAGLYGNDDDFAEAYLEAARASGEAYWRMPLDADLKPSLKSDVADLKHTGSRYGGSITAALFLQEFIGKTRWVHLDIAGPAYVDHAHGRHPKGGTGFGVATGVSFLEQLARDSESSGDTHTG, encoded by the coding sequence ATGCGCATCTCCCTCTCCGACGTTTCGCTGAACCAGGCCCAGGTCGACATCCTCGTCGTGGGGGTCCGCTCGAACAACCCGAAGAAGGACGAGATGCTCGACAAGATCGAGAAGGCCGCAGGAGGCACTCTCGTCGCGCGAGCCATCAAGGACGAGGGCTTCGAGGGCAAGGCTGGCCAGACGTTGAAGCTGGCTGTGGGCGGGCGGCTCAAGGCGGGTTGGGTCTTGCTGGTGGGGCTGGACGGAAAGCCGACGGCCGAAGACGCGCGGTCGCTCGGCCTGCGCGCGGTACGTGCGGCGAGGCAGCAGAAGAGCGTCGCCATCGTTCTGCCCCAAGACACACCAGAAGAAGCTCGGCTCGCCGTAGAGGGCCTCCTCGGGGCTGCTTACCGCTACGAGAGCTACAAGACGGGCAGCAGGAAGACCAAAGGCGGGCTCAAGAGCGCTCTGCTGCTGACGGCGGACAAGAAGCGGGCCGAGATGCGCGACGCGCTCAAGCATGGGCGGGCCATCGGAGAGGCGGTCAACCTCGCGCGTGATCTCGTCAACGGGCCGCCAAACGACATGAACCCGGTCGCGCTGGCGCAAGCGGCAAAGAGCGCATGTGATGTTGCGGCGGCAGAAATTGGGAACGGCAGCCTCACCTGCAAGGTTCACGACGAGAAGTGGATCGCCAAAGAGCGGATGGCCCTGTTTCTTGCGGTAAACGCTGGAGGGACGACGCCGCCTAGGGTCGCGCACCTCACGTACAAGCCCGCCGGCGCCAAGAAGAAGGTCGTATTCGTGGGCAAGGGACTCACCTTCGATGCGGGTGGGCTCTGCATCAAACCGGCAGGCTCGATGGTCGACATGAAGTGCGACATGGCTGGGGCCGCCGTCACGGTCGCCGTCGTCATCGCGGCCGCACGAATGGGGTTGCCCGTGGAGGTCCACGGCATCATCGGCACCACCGAGAACCTCTTGGGGGCGTCCGCCTACCGGCCGAGCGACGTCTACACGTCACGAGAAGGCAAGACGGTCGAGATCATCAACACGGACGCCGAGGGGCGCCTCGTTCTGGCCGACGTGCTGCACTGGGCCAGTGAGCTCGAGCCGGACTACATGATCGACCATGCCACGCTGACGGGAGCATGCATGATCGCGCTCGGCAACTACCGCGCCGGACTGTACGGGAACGACGACGACTTCGCAGAAGCCTATCTGGAAGCGGCGCGAGCGAGCGGCGAAGCCTACTGGCGCATGCCCCTCGACGCCGACCTCAAGCCGTCGCTGAAGAGCGACGTCGCGGATCTCAAGCACACAGGTTCCCGGTACGGCGGCTCCATCACTGCCGCCCTGTTCCTGCAGGAGTTCATCGGTAAGACCCGCTGGGTCCACCTGGACATCGCGGGCCCCGCGTACGTCGACCACGCACACGGTCGCCACCCAAAGGGCGGGACAGGCTTCGGCGTAGCGACGGGTGTCAGCTTCCTGGAGCAACTGGCACGAGACTCGGAGAGTTCAGGGGACACCCATACGGGCTGA